ttaccaactgaaaactTGGGCCAAAAATTTgggccatttggtgtctgtattttgttagtggaactgtttctttgcacgtgagtgtattatctTCTTTTTTTTCAGTGACTAGAGCCGATCTATGGTTTGACACTGCGGTGAAAGGAAGAGTTATTGGTGTCAGTCGGAGACTGCGCACTGCGCAAGGTGTGAGAACATGTGACAAATAACTAGATTTCTAGATATGTAATCTAAATGGATTGGTGTCATACCAAAACGCCTATACGGCTCCTATCACAGATGTACTACGGCAAAATTGTGACTCATTGCGGGTCAACTCTTACTACCCCTTCGGCGATTACAATAGTGAATAAGATGATAGATGTTCCAAGATTCAAACACTTTGTTTTGCCTCCAAAGCTTTTATTTTCTCTCGTTTCGTAATTATCATTTTATGCTattcgaaattttaaaatgtaatttaagaAGTATTCATTAAATTCATTTCAACTTCGAGCACTTGTTTTTTaggtttaaatttattttctatttctaGCAAGGTCAGGTCTTTAGTTTCTGGTAATAATATGTGTAAAATAGTAAAGCTGATCAGACATACGAAtgaaaatatcaaaaatattcCTTCTACCCCAATCTCAGAATACATTTGAGGGAATGATTTTAACAATATAAATGTAATTACGCAATAACCACTCATAGCTATGGCGGAACCAGTTCCTCTATAAGATAAAGGTATTATTTCACCAATTATAACgaatgataatgatgatagtCCTAAATAAAAAGATACCGTATACAGTGACATAAGACACATGACAAAAATATCCAATAATAATGTTTGCTGAAAGTATCCCTCGTTACgaatataaacataaacagaAGTAAAAATAAGGGATGAAATGGTCATCAATGCACTACTACGAAGGATAACCtttcttttaacttttttcaaaaaaattattgatagCAAGGTTGACACTGGCCTTAAGAAATCAAGAAAATTTAAATGCCATTTTACATCCTTAGGGTAATTTTTACTGAGTAGTgactttaaaataaagtttccaTAAGACATCATTATAGTTTCCATCCCAGTAAACTCGATGAGTACAATCATGCTTACGCAAATACATATTGGATgataaaattcttttgttttgattacagtgataatattttttattttatctgttACAGCCGAGGTCTTAGCAGGTTTCATAAGCGTTTCCAAGCATTTTGCCTTATCGTTTTCAATCAAGTCTTCTATTTCGTTCTGTATCTCTTGGCTGTCCCCTCTTAACCACCGAAACGATTTTCTAGCTTCATCATACCTTTGCTTAGACACAAGCCAACTTGGTGTTTCTGGAGAGAACCATGTCATAACAGCGATGACACACGGTATGATAGTACTTACGGCAGCTGACGACCTCCATGCTAAGATATTTCCCCAAACATGAGCCCACAATACACCAACGCCAACAGCTAAAGAAGACAATGTTGAAAAAGCACCACGGTTCACCGGATCTGTACTTTCtgctataattatgttatggaTAGTCCCATAAATTCCCGCTGAAATCCCAAACAGTACTCTTCCGGTGATAAACACGGGTATTGATTTcccaaaaacaaaaatcaacCAGTGCATCAGAATCGGGATTACTGAAAGCAAGTGAGCCCTCTGTCGACCCATTTTAGACATGATGAATGGCGTCAAATAGGCAGCAACTATTTTTGATAGGGATTGAACGGAACCTGAAAAATAACAGTTTTTTTAACCACCATAAAGCTCCGTAACTTTTATTGTCTAAAGTATTAGTTAATATCTTAAAATATTGTGGTTTACCTATCCAAGATAGATCAGTATTGCTCATTTTGTTCCCTTGGTCATCTGTATAATGTGCCACGAGGGTTGCCGTGTAGCCGTAGGCTGCACCATGGCCCATCTGAGACATGGCTGCTCCAACCACAACAAAACTctagaataaataattattgttaataaCAAATGACCATAATTTATTGCAAAACAACTCCTTTTTGTAATTCATAACCTACCGGCAATTTTAAGTGTAGAAGTGTtggttgtacctacttatctgcTGAGGAACAGATTTACCCAACGGTTTTCGGTTCTTCAGCAGATACAACTAACACAACTGACCACTGCACTGACTTTTTTACTGATTACAATCTTTAGAAGGCTGCTAAGATTACAAATAATATGGAATATAATATGCTTATAGATTATGTCACAAATCTCACCTGTTTAAAAAATGGGGAAACCATAATTAGGTTTTTACATTTGTGCTAAATAAATGAGGTGACACACCACACAATACACTGCACAACACTGCACATGTCGCTCAATGTAAACAACTAAACAATAACTGCAattgataaataatgtaagtattcaacaatataatacactgccgggcaatgaaaaagttccactcacaaaatgtcgacaacaaacgaccccaattttttcaaagatttaatttaaaattggaccaaaatattaccgattttcgttggtaatatcctgatgctctgttaaatgtacttcaatgttgcagaagacggtaTTAAGCTACcgttttccgtttagaagaaatttggtgcttttctgagtggaaccttttcattgcccgtgagtgtataagtaATGGTTTGCTGCAATACATGTAAAGAATGGCATATGCTTCGCACTATCTACATTACAATtccaaagtcactacactcataaataaaaatagataaaatgttatttatttatgtttatggtAAGTACAACAGTTTCCTAATTATATGGATTGTCAAAATTATAGAGACGCCCTTAATGGCATTTAATACGCGTTTTTTACTGGTAGTTACACTAGTCCAAAATTAGTAATGCACAAGCAGTTCTTCACACCCGagtcattaaatcgtaagagccttaaaaaaacacttgcattttgcaccttgttcgaaagaaatatgagtcaatatcatgtgtcacataatcgaaaacaaccgatctgtcaaagatttctatgcgcattatcaattttggagcactgtacagtaatttcattttttctaGTTACAAGAAATAGATTtcttgactagaaaaaataactattttaaattataaggatttactaaaatattgtCCATGACAGtctactttttaaatcattacTCTACAGAAATGCATTCtccatttatgtattttaaattgtatctGTAGATAAGTGGAGTTTCCAATTTATGCAAATATATTTAAGCTATAGGTACTATTGTTTATTACCTAACATTTAtacagggttttgcaaaaagggtatactaagccgaaacctaaatgtgcagcatggtatatctaagcctgaaactgaaatcagaatttgaaaattcgcgaaaaaaaaaattcattttccatagatactttgttggtcacgtgacttttactatggaaaatattattttttttcgcgaatttccaaattctgatttcagtttcgggcttagatataccatgctgcacatgtagttttccgcttagtataccaattttgcaacaccctgtataatttaaCAGTCTTTTAAGGACTGCATGACATAATAATGTTACTAATGAACATATTGGTTGCGATTACCAAATGTATTCATGACTTCAAATGTCTCTTGAGTTTTATTATCAGGTTTTATTCAATTAGCATATATTAGAATTAATTCCTGCATACAAAATCGTCGTCGATTATCTTAATAAGTTAGTATTGCCACCAAGACACGGTAAtgtgataataaataattatagttataaaaaaacaagacaacatgaaaaaatacgaatccccttattcatagaaaagttagaGAGCGTTTTagttattgaactgttttgtccctctctgttaACGAGgggttagttttttataatttattagtttttatgtTAAGATtgataaaactttataaagGGCTCAATTTACATCAATATATTTCTAACCTATTAAAATTTGTTCCACCTGAGCTTGCGGCCCGTAATGAGGAAAGTTTCGTAATAAAATACCCGTATTGAATATTAACACGCTCTTTATAGCTTCCTGAAGCCGTGTGAAGTATACCAagatatattaaaacattgtaATTAAGTGATACAATGGACAAACCCTGTATTTGAGTGAAGATCGTCATTTAGTATAGTGTATTTAATGCAGTGATTCAGGTAACGACACATGCTACCAAAGATGCAATTTACGAGTTCTTTTCCACAATACTCATAGTTAAGAAACTGGTAAAGAATGCGTGAATGAATTTGATTTGTAGTAATAACGACCTTAAGATTATTATGAGATGAGTACAGTCAAACTATTTAAGTCCTGACATCAAATAGTGCGATTTTgataagactttttatgattatatgttatttatttacatttacatacatatattttaaaaataaaataccgattgactatggatttttaacggatttgtcctttaataactacactcacgggcaatgaaatagttccactcacaaaatgccgacaccaaacgaccctatttatttcaaatatttaattacaaatttgtacaaaatattacttaccgAATTTTGTTGGTAcctaatattctgatgcactgttaaatgtacttccatgttgcagaaggcatcattaagctagccgtTTCCGTTAAAGAgcaatttggtgtttttctcagtggaaccttttcattgcccgtgagtgtataacagattaaatacgatcttaaacaattagttaggatccacttccgttttcacgactttatagttggactgtacacGAGTGTGTAGCAAAAAATTTTCACCGTGTATCCCTAAAAATCCTAAACACATTATCCCTTACAAATATTTCAGCAAAAGAATGGTAAATCGGCTATTTACTTTGTAAGTTACCAGCTTTTTAGAGCCCCCTCTATCACTGTTTGGTCAGGAGCAGAGAGGGTGCGATTAGAGCCCATTCTTTCAATTTATTACAGCAGCTATAACGTTTACACATTGTGTGTAAGTGCCTGGTAAATACAGAAATTATGAGCCCTATAACTATAGATTGGAAATAGGCGGATTTTTACAATCATGTCGAGTTATAGTAAGGAATATTGTGATTTCGTATTTATTTGGCTTAGATCGTTTTTCGTCTATATACATGTTGAAGTTTTTGATTTACAAACTTTATAACTTGTATAATCTGCatcagcgataaggccgcccattgtacattagttctagtctataagtatgttttttgtatttctgatttatgtggtgttcaataaagcaatattctattcttattCAAGTCGTGCGCTAGCGCTCATCGCGGATAGGCGCGTGCTTCTTTCTTACGGCGATACGACACTATACCCACCGCAAGATGGCGAAGTGTTCTACTTGTTCTACCCttgtgaataaaaataatcctGGATTGCAGTGCTCCAAATGCAAAAAGTGGATACACGGCAAATGTGCTTCCTTATCGGCTGAACAGCTAAATGTTTTGTTTCTAACCAAATCAGTTGAATGGCAATGTAAGACTTGCGTCGGGAAAACTAAACCCACGCGACTGTCCTGCATATTACCCGATAACGAAGAGGAAGAAACCTACGAAGCCGAAGAAACAGGCACAGACAGGGACACCAAGATGATGCTGCAAGAAATTAAGAACGAAGTACAGACTACGATTAGAAGAGAATTAAAACGTGAGATTCAAACTGTTATAAGAGAGGAATTGCAAAGATCATTGCAGTTCTTTTCTGACAAAATTGATGACTACGAAAAAACACAGAAGGAAACCACCGAAAAAATTGCTACAATGGACAAACAACTGCATAACCTAACCAACACGTGTTCATACTTGCAAAAGTACAGCGGAGCACTCGAGCAGAAGATCATTGACCTCGAGCAAAATGAACGTCAACTTAACCTCGAAATAGTTGGTTTAGAGGAGCTCCCCAATGAAGAACCAATGGCTATCGTGAAGAAACTTGGCGAATTAATGAAAGTCAGTACCACGGAGATTGAATGCGCTAGAAGGACTTCACCTAAGATGAATGCCAAGTCCTCACCAATATTAGTGAGATTCTTGTCTTCTGGAGGCTCCACCCGCGAAACATGGCTGAAGCAGCGACGAGAGCTCCGCCTAATTACTAGCAACTTAGTAACCGGCGGGCCCTCGACCGGCAACATCTACATTAACGAAGACCTGGTTCCTGAGATGCGAGAACTGTTCTGGAAGGCCAGAACAGAGCTTCGAGACCAGTTCAAATACATCTGGGTGCGTGGCGGTAAAATTCTTGTGAAGAAAAACGATGGGGCGAAGACGGCGAGAATCAAAAATATGAGTGATGTGAGTGAATTAAAGTCCAAAAATGGCTAAAGTGATTTAATATTCTGTAGGTGTAAAGCCAGCCTACAAGTGTTAATTATATAGTGAATACAACCTAGTTATATAATTCGCGGCCTTACTAGACCTCGATGTGACATCCAGCTGTAATTCTGAAGTAAGTGTGGACAGTTTACAATCCTGGTCATCAACCTTAAACGATAAgaaagatttttatttattccatGTCAATATTAGGTcgataaaaaagtattataatgATCTCATTGTAACTTGTAAGGgtttttttgcaatattgGATGTAATTGTTATAACTGAACCAAATATACCACATAGTATGTTAGGTATGTATAGCATATCGGGCTATGACCTAAACAGCTATACTAGGCCTAATAGAAAAGGGGGCggggtacttatttatacacacACGGATTTAGCAGCCCGAGTAATTGAACCACCATTTACAATGTTAACTGCTGAATGTGTTATTGtaagtgtaaacaaaaacaacataGAAATGATTATCGTAGGGATCTACCGGCCTCCAAAAATTAATCAAGAAAACAAGGTGGTACAATTTTTGGATGAGCTAAATCTGTTATTAAAGAAgctaaataatgataaaattataatttgtggagatattaatataaacttactcgatactaaaaataaaaacatttcacattatgaaaatatattggCTAGGTACGGCTACTCAAGGTGTATTTCTAAGGTAACTAGAAGAGAAATATTGAAGGAAGAAATTGTAGAATCATGTATAGACCACATTTTTGTAAAATGCCCATCGTATGACATCTACTCAGCTGTAATAGAGCATAAAATGGCAGATCATTACTGTACCACCGTGGCCCTAAGCAGCCCTGAGCTTAGAAGGTGCATGGTGCCTCCGACCAGCGCCGCCGCGCAGCCGCCGCTCGGCGCtgggggcgcggcggcgcggggcgggggcacCACCCGCCGCTTTATAGATAACAAACTCGTACAGGAAAAACTTGACTCAGTTGAATTTAGCGAACTATTAAACCTCAACTGCCCTTTagaattatacaataaaatctaTGAAACATTTGCTTCTATTTACGAAGATTGTTATCgaacaaaagttataaaatgtaGTGGTAGGGATGATAAGGGATGGGTAGATGCTAGTATGAAACGCATGATCCTGGAGAGAGACAGACTGTTTATTTTATGGTGTAACGATAAATCTAACATGCTTAAAAGATTGAATTACACTAGGCTCAGAAACAAAtgtaacaaattattttttaaaataagaaatgaATATACAAAACGTAAAATAATTGAATGCAATggcaatattaaaaaaatatgggagaacattaataatttacttgGAAGAACCAAACAATCCACAGATgatttaatacaaaaatacataaaagatAAAAGTCAAGAAGAAATAAGTAACAATTTTgcatatacatttataaatgatattGATAAAATAGTACATGATTGTGATAAGAAATTTTTAGATCGAACTGATTATGTTAATACATCCCCTGTGTGTATGAGATGGAAACCAGTCACTGCTAGGCAAGTGCTTAAGGTCATTAAATTAATGAGTAGTAATAAATCTCCTGGATCTGACAACATAAGAATGCGAGACATAAAAATTGTAAGCGAAAAAATTAGTCCAATCATTGCACACCTTATTaacttatgtataaaattttcacTTTTCCCTGCTAAGTTAAAAGAAGCCATTGTGCGtcctatttataaaaaaggaGACCATAAAAATTATGGTAACTATAGGCCTATAGCAATTTTGGCTAGCATTGAAAAGATAATTgaaaaatgtataataaatcAACAGAATGTATTCCTCACTAAACACAACATAATTAACGATTGTCAACATGGGTTTCAAGCGGGCAAAAGTACGTCAAcattattaacaaaatttaCTGATGAAATAAATGGTTATCTTAATGACAAAAAGTTTGTAGTTGCTGTATTCTTCGATTTTAAAAAGGCCTTCGATACCCTCCGGCACGAGACGCTGCTTGAGGCGATGGCGGAGTGCGGGGTCAGCGGACCAATCAACAGCTGGTACCGTGAGTACCTACTGGAGCGCTCCTTCCGAGTTAGAGTGGGACAGGGGTACAGCGGGGCGCAgtcggcggcggggcgcggggtgcCGCAGGGCTCCGGCTGCGGCCCGCTGTGCTACCTGATGCACGTCAACAGCCTGTGCAACGTGATCCGCCATTGCTCATCGTACATGTTCGCGGACGACCTGTGCACGCTGCGGGCCGGCCGCGACATGGACGAGGTCACGCCTCTCGTGCAGGAGGATATCGACAATATCACCCGCTGGGCCCATGACAACGGCATAGTTATCAATTCAGATAAAACGAACCTAATTGTTATTCAATCTCCTTATTCATGTATTCCTAAGATTCCATGTAAATTGGTTGCACATGACTTCTCTTGTATTCATAGTAATGGTTCAAATTGTAATTGTCATATCCTCAATAAAGTACCTCATGTTAAATACCTCGGCATGTGTATAGATGAAAATATGGGTTGGATAGATCATGTAGACTACATTGTAAGCAAACttcgtatattgttatgtAAATTCAACCAACTTAGCTATAAAGtcccaaaatttatgttaaaaactatttacCTTTCATTGGTTGATTCTATTATTAGTTATGGTATTGAGTGCTATGGTTCAACTTTTAAAACCCATATAGACAAAATTGAAACTTTACAAATCAGATTCTTAAAACTATTGGTAgacaaaaaaactaaagccAAACTAAATCATGATTATAAAaagctttttaaaatatgcaaaattCTTCCAGCAtcgttaaaatataaacacaatGTAGCCGTAAGCAACCATAGCAGCCAGAAC
The sequence above is a segment of the Plutella xylostella chromosome 29, ilPluXylo3.1, whole genome shotgun sequence genome. Coding sequences within it:
- the LOC119693350 gene encoding facilitated trehalose transporter Tret1; translated protein: MVSPFFKQSFVVVGAAMSQMGHGAAYGYTATLVAHYTDDQGNKMSNTDLSWIGSVQSLSKIVAAYLTPFIMSKMGRQRAHLLSVIPILMHWLIFVFGKSIPVFITGRVLFGISAGIYGTIHNIIIAESTDPVNRGAFSTLSSLAVGVGVLWAHVWGNILAWRSSAAVSTIIPCVIAVMTWFSPETPSWLVSKQRYDEARKSFRWLRGDSQEIQNEIEDLIENDKAKCLETLMKPAKTSAVTDKIKNIITVIKTKEFYHPICICVSMIVLIEFTGMETIMMSYGNFILKSLLSKNYPKDVKWHLNFLDFLRPVSTLLSIIFLKKVKRKVILRSSALMTISSLIFTSVYVYIRNEGYFQQTLLLDIFVMCLMSLYTVSFYLGLSSLSFVIIGEIIPLSYRGTGSAIAMSGYCVITFILLKSFPQMYSEIGVEGIFLIFSFVCLISFTILHILLPETKDLTLLEIENKFKPKKQVLEVEMNLMNTS